The sequence GTTCAGGGGACCGAAGGAATTCTTCAATATCCGGACCCGAGACTATCTTTGTCCTGCATCCCTGAAAGAGATAGCTATTGATACTCCTATCTACATCATGGTTTCCAGGACACATTGACACCCTGTCCCGCTGAAGTTCGAGCATCTGTAGCAGTTTGTTAAGGAAAAAATTTGCGGCAGAGTATTGACCTTGGTCCGCGCTGTACGCAATATCCCCACTTATGGCAACAAAGTCGGGCTTCCACCCCTTCCCCAGATTCTCCTGCGCGGCATTAAAGATACATTCAGCCAGTTCCTTTCCATTAAAGGACATTGAATTGCCAAAATGCATATCCGATATATGAATCCATCTGAGATCGGTTCTCAATTCAGTGCCTCAATATTCTGATAAGTCTCACTGGTTTGCACGCAGTTCTCATTGGGGACCCAGGTATTTAATTCCAAGCTCAATTAAGACTAGCGGCCTGAGAATGTTAATTTATTCTAACGCTATTCTGTCACGACATGCTATCATAGGGCATTTATATATTTAAATTATGTTGATTTATAATGCCATGAATTCGCCCATAGTGCAACAGGAAGCTGATTATAAAAGGCATATCCAAGTATTTGTATTAGTAGTATTTATAAAAGAGCTTCTGTCTATATAGGTTGTGAAGAGGATGGCATGTTCACAATAGACCAAACGGCTTGCCTTTTCAGTCATAGCGCAGAGTCACCCGGAAAGTCTCCCGCCGCGGATGCTCCCTCTTGAGGAGTGCTATGGCTTCACCGAAATCGTCAATGGACAACACCTCTCCGAGTAACACTTCAGTGGGGACACTCCCTTCATTGAGCATTTTAACCGCTGTTTTCATCGACTGCTCAGTTGAACCGGTACCGCTTTTAATGGTAAGGGCATTCAGTACGATATTGTCAGTTATAATCTCCACCGGGGCCATGTTCTTGAGACCAGCGAGGAGAACCGTCCCACCGAAGGCAACCTGTTCTAACGCCTGCTGCACTGCTTTTGTGGACATCGCGGTAACATCCATGACCACGTTGGCCCCGATGCCGTTAGTGATCTCCTTTACCCTGCCCACCACATCCTCGCTATCGACATTGATCGTATAATGTGCGCCCGCTTTGCGCGCCGTTTCCAAACGGAGCTCATCGGCAGAGGTTCCGGTGGAGATGATGGCAGAGGCACCGGCGACCTTCGCCGCAACAACGCACATCAGCCCAACATGGCCAGGCCCCTGAATCACCACCGTGTCTCCCTCCTTCACACCTGCCCCATCCACCCAGTTGACTGCATTGGCAAGGGGCTCAAAGATCGTCAGATGTTCCGCCGGTACCGATTCGGTGAGTTTCATAAGGTTAGTGCCGGGCACAACACACATATATTCACCATATCCACCCCACAGGCCACTCCCCACATCCAGGCCCATCGTATAGCCGTATATCACCAACCTTCCATCATAAAACCCGGTTCGAAGTACCAGATCAACAGCTACCCGGTCGCCAACCGACACTATGAAATCGGCATCATCGGCCAATTCCTCTACACGACCGACCATCTCGTGGCCTGCCACGACCGGGGAAACCTCACCGGGAACGTGCTTGTAGCCCTTGAGCTGTTCCACATCGCTGCTGCACATACCGACTGCTTCAACCTTGATCACAGCACCACCGGGCGGTGCTGTGGGTTTGTCAAAGGTACGAATGTCGTATGTGCCATCGCCGTTAAACACAATCGCTCTGCATGTTGCAGTCATGGTGTTTCCTCCATTATACGTATGATGCTCTGTGAGTATATGTAATTACAGACAGAGCTTTATTCCGCTTTGTAGACCCGGCACAGAAGCCCCCTGAAGTAGTTGTTCCCTACGTAGTCGCAAACCTCGGGGTCATCGGGGACGATCGAGTCGATGTTTGACTCCCATACGCCGAAAAGGCTCGGCTCTGCCTCTGGCTTTTCCGGAAACCACCAGTAGCCATCAGCATGAACTACTTCAGGGTGCATCCCCTCCAGTAACTGGGCTTTTTGCTTTACTCTCCCCAGGGGGGTCTCAATGTACACCATGTCCCCTTCGGCGATACCCAACCCGGCAGCGGTTTGCGGACCTATTTGCAACAGCGGCTCAGGATGCTTCTTCCTCAACTTATTAATCTGTCTAAGTGAGGAATGATGATAAGGTCTTACCCTCGAGCCACTGATCAAGATTAGAGGATACTCTTTAGCCAGGTCTGGAGTGGCAACGGGGCTCCATGGAGGCTCCCGGTATCCTTCAAGTGGGTTATACCCGAGCCGCATAAGGATGCTGGGAACCAGTTCCACTTTACCAGAGAAGGTGCCAAACCCTGTCTCCTCGTATCTCTTGTACTTTGAAGGAGGGGAATACCCCGGACCTTTCGCAAATTCCCGCAAATTCGTGCCGGCAGGGGACAGTATCCTGTCAAGCCACCCCTCCAATGTGTCAGGCCAGTCTTCTGCCTGACCCAGACGTTTGCCGAGGTCACGCCACAGCTGATAATCGTCCCTTCGCTCATATTCAGGCTCAACGACCGCCTCACGCCCGTACCATTGATTCCCCAAAACACCCCACATGTGAGTCAGGTGAACTCTCTCCAGGGCGTCCGTTGCGGGTAAAACGTAATCTGCAAGTGCCCCGGTGGGGGTTAGGAAGTGATCCATAGACACGTGCAGTTCCAGATTGTCACTCTTAAAGGCCTGATATGCATGCTTACTGTTGCCTGTGGAGCACAGGGTATTGGTTCCCTGATCAAATACCGCCTTAATGGGATATGGTTTTCCCTTGAGGATGGCTTCCCATACAGCCCAAGGAGCAGGATAGATGAAATACTGTTGTGCTCCCCATCCCTTAGGGTATACTTTCTTCATGCCCTCCTTATAGAGGGCAAGGCTTTTTACTGAAGTGAGAGGCCAACGATCTGCGCTCACATTGTCCCGTGTTCTCAAAGGGTGATTGATCTGGTAATCCCAGTTGAGCTCATCGAGAAAAGCGGTGTACCCCGGGTAGTCGCTTAACCGGCAGCCCCCTTCCTTATCCAGGTTCCCGGTTATGGCTCGAAGCCAGCATTTCCCCAGAACAGAGCTGAGTCCTGCCCCATTACCCAGGTGGCAAGTGGCGACGCCCCAGGTAATGACCCCGGCGGGAGCGTTAGCAAAGACCCTGGCCGCTTCAATGATCTGCTCGGCCGGAACCCATGTGATTTGGGCGACCTTTTCTGGCGGATACTGCTGAACCAGTGCCTTCAGTTCCTCGAAGCCCAGACACCATTTCTCCACGAACTCTCTATCGTAGATACCTTCATTTATGATTACGTTCAGCATACCTAGTGCCAGTGCCCCATCGGTCCCCGGTCGTAATTGGAGCCAGATATCCGCTTCTTTCGCACATTCCGTTGGCCGGGGATCGACCACTATCAACTTCATCCCCATCTTCTTTGCTAAACTGTACCCCAGCCAAACCCTGGGCTCCGATTGGTGTATATTCGCCCCCCAAATAATGGCCGCCCCGGTTTTATTTGGGTCTAAGAACGTTGCCCAGCCGGCGGTTGTGTCGTAGCCATACATGGCGCATTCTATGGGGAACTCGGCCTCCCCACAGTTTTTCCCTAAGTGAAAGAAGTTCGGCGTACCCCATAGGTTACACCACTTCCAGGCTGCGGGATCTCCAGGTCCATGAGGAGAACCACCTAGTACCAGCACCGCCTCCGGGCCGTAACGTCCTCGAATAGTATCCAGCTTAGCCGCGATCTCGTCCATAGCCTCTTCCCAGCTAATTTGCTTCCACTTCGCCTCGCCTCTAGCGCCAGTCCTTTTAAGCGGGTAGTTGAGACGTTGCTTGTGATAGTGGTAGTCAATCGCGTTTACTCCACGCTCACACAGCCAGCCCATCAAGGTCTCCTGGTCTGGCTCGACCTTTGTGATTTTGCCTTTGGCTATGTGCGCTTTAATAAAACATGCTGCACCGCAAACAGGACAGGTTCCTTTCTTCACCACCTTTTCTTGATCAACTGCCATGACACTCCTTTCTTTAGATTGCTTTTACATTTGAACATGGCAACGCTTATAGCGGGATCATCCGCAACCCAACTGGATTTGTCTCCTGCGATTCATCCCGATGTGTTCTGCAACCCTGTGATTGGTTTACCCGGAAACAAACTTGCTTTCGTTAGCTAACCTTGATGAAGAAGCCTAGAATATCCGCAAAGCAACTCTGCTTCCTGCGGCACAGCAAGGCATTGTTGACAATGTACTGCAACTGTTCGCTGGCTGTCAGCAATTCGATATATCGGGTTTTAGAATCCGCTGCCTGTTATAATATTATGAGTTTTCAATCTGCAAGTATTGATAGTTCGTCTACCGAGGTTATTCTCTCCAAATTCGCCCGGTCAGCAGTTAGCTTACCTGTTCCTGGAGATGCTTCATACCCTGTAGTTTTAAACTGGTAATGGACATACTCTCTTCAACTAGCCCATAAAGAAGGCTCGAAGGTATTTAAAAAAGCGCTGCCCCCGTCTTAAAAATATTTGGGGGCAAGCTACTGGAGCTATTACAAGCGTCCCCTCTTACATTCCGGTACAAAGGCTGGCTTAGCGCGCCAAGCATGATAAATTATGGTTACTTATCAGCCTGCCCTTTTTGCATCTCGCCATGCTTGGTCTTCTCCTGCTCCACCAGTACCCGGCGCAGCACCTTGCCTATTAGGGACTTGGGCAGCTGACCGGTGAATTCTATGAGCTTGGGCACCTTGTAGCGAGCCAGGCGGGATCGGCAGAACTCGATTATCTCATCCTCTGTGGCACTCTCTCCCTCCTTGAGCACGATAGCCACCTTCACCGTCTGCCCCCGATACGGGTCGGGGACGCCATAACACGCCGCCTCCTTGACCTTGGGATGCTCGTAGAGGACCTCCTCTACATCGCGAGGATAGATATTAAAGCCGCCAGCTATAATCATCTCCTTCTTGCGATCTACTATGAATAAGAAACCATCTTCATCCATCCTGGCCAGGTCACCGGTATAGAGCCACCCACCACGTAGTACCATCTCCGTCTCCTCGGGCCGGTTCCAGTACCCCTTCATCACCTGTGGTGCCCTGATTACTAGCTCTCCTACCTCGCCCAGGGGCATCTCCTCCTCGCCAGTCTCCGCGTCCATTATCTTCACCTCCACATTGGGGATAGGCACCCCTATGCTTCCCACCTTGCGTATTCCCATAATGGGTGTCGCGGTGACAACAACCGGAGCCTCGCTCAGGCCATAGCCCTCCGCCAGCTTGCCTCCAGTGAGCCTCTCGAACTCCTGCTGCACCTCCAGCGGCAGCGGCGCCGCTCCGCTAGTGCAGGCCTTAATAGAACGCAAATCATACTTGTTCACTTCGGCAAAGTTGTTGATGGCTACATACATGGTGGGCACGCCGGGGAAGAA comes from Dehalococcoidia bacterium and encodes:
- a CDS encoding zinc-binding dehydrogenase, with the translated sequence MTATCRAIVFNGDGTYDIRTFDKPTAPPGGAVIKVEAVGMCSSDVEQLKGYKHVPGEVSPVVAGHEMVGRVEELADDADFIVSVGDRVAVDLVLRTGFYDGRLVIYGYTMGLDVGSGLWGGYGEYMCVVPGTNLMKLTESVPAEHLTIFEPLANAVNWVDGAGVKEGDTVVIQGPGHVGLMCVVAAKVAGASAIISTGTSADELRLETARKAGAHYTINVDSEDVVGRVKEITNGIGANVVMDVTAMSTKAVQQALEQVAFGGTVLLAGLKNMAPVEIITDNIVLNALTIKSGTGSTEQSMKTAVKMLNEGSVPTEVLLGEVLSIDDFGEAIALLKREHPRRETFRVTLRYD
- a CDS encoding molybdopterin-dependent oxidoreductase, producing the protein MAVDQEKVVKKGTCPVCGAACFIKAHIAKGKITKVEPDQETLMGWLCERGVNAIDYHYHKQRLNYPLKRTGARGEAKWKQISWEEAMDEIAAKLDTIRGRYGPEAVLVLGGSPHGPGDPAAWKWCNLWGTPNFFHLGKNCGEAEFPIECAMYGYDTTAGWATFLDPNKTGAAIIWGANIHQSEPRVWLGYSLAKKMGMKLIVVDPRPTECAKEADIWLQLRPGTDGALALGMLNVIINEGIYDREFVEKWCLGFEELKALVQQYPPEKVAQITWVPAEQIIEAARVFANAPAGVITWGVATCHLGNGAGLSSVLGKCWLRAITGNLDKEGGCRLSDYPGYTAFLDELNWDYQINHPLRTRDNVSADRWPLTSVKSLALYKEGMKKVYPKGWGAQQYFIYPAPWAVWEAILKGKPYPIKAVFDQGTNTLCSTGNSKHAYQAFKSDNLELHVSMDHFLTPTGALADYVLPATDALERVHLTHMWGVLGNQWYGREAVVEPEYERRDDYQLWRDLGKRLGQAEDWPDTLEGWLDRILSPAGTNLREFAKGPGYSPPSKYKRYEETGFGTFSGKVELVPSILMRLGYNPLEGYREPPWSPVATPDLAKEYPLILISGSRVRPYHHSSLRQINKLRKKHPEPLLQIGPQTAAGLGIAEGDMVYIETPLGRVKQKAQLLEGMHPEVVHADGYWWFPEKPEAEPSLFGVWESNIDSIVPDDPEVCDYVGNNYFRGLLCRVYKAE